GTTGCCTAATTTTCTTCGTTTCCCTTCatttttagaaggaaaaagaagaaaattaggcATCCCTCTAATAAGCCCTCATACAATTCTTCTGTCTTGGAATAGCAACTCTTTCCTTGTGGTCTATTGTCATTGGATAAAGACTAGTAAATAAAATGGGGTTGGTTTATTGCTTGCCATTTCCTCAACGCGACTCCCTTCCTATGTTCCTTGCAATACAGTGCCAGGTCAGTCacatttatggttttaaaaacagGTACGTTATTAAGTGTGCAATGTATAGTCCAGAATTCTTTGGTAAAACTAGTCTCAGGTGTTACAGCTACCACTGGAAGGGTCTCTGACCTTTCCACTGTGTTCCTCAGAGTCTAACTTCACACCTGAATGAACCTGATGCCAGATTGGTTGGGCTCCCTCTGGCTCTGAGTTTCCATGGCAGCAGTTATCACAATAGCCCATAGCTGCATGGATACTATTGAGTATGAGAGGAACTAGGTCTTCATTGGGTTTGAGATTCCATCTTTTCCACTTCAGTTGGACATTTACCCCTTGCTTGGGTAAATTCTGACTTTGCATCGATGTCATGACATAActcaaattattataattattttgttaacaTTATTGGGCTGGTAACATTaaataagttaaattttaaaactctggaAATGTATCCTCCACAAACCCTGATACCTGAAGATGCCAACAGACAATCTTGAGATTTAGAGAAATACCTCTGTGCTCTACTGGTCTAGCTCTAACAGGTCATTTATCTAAGGTTGTAGAAGGATTATAACTAAAAGACTAATGTTAACCTCCCAGCCTGGATAATTAAATCTGTACAATTTCAAccttaaattacattaaaaaaattgtcagttttttttttaattaaaaagtaaccACAATAACTCTAAAGTGATGCTAAAGTTGCTTTTGAACCACCTTAAAAATACATGTTAGTTGTCAGTTTAGGCAGAAGTGCTATAATAATTTTCCAACAGTTATGAGACTTTAGAAAAACTGACTTTAAAAGCAAAGTGAAAACTTGATTCAAATTttcaaagaatgtttttttttttttacagtatcaAAACTTTCCAAAGCTTCCTATTTATGATAAAGCATTGCAAACCCTGTTCTCTATCATTGGATGCCCAtacctgaaattctttttttttttaatttattttttagttgtaggtggacacaatacctttattttatttttctgtggtgctgaggatggagcccactgcctcacgcatgctgggcaagcgctctacctctgacccacaaccccagccctcttctttttGGCGCCCTCTTGAATTTTGAGGCCTCAGCACTTTCTCTACATTCCTTCATTTTTCTGCTTACGGCTTCAGGAGGCTTGgggcatttgttttgtttctagtcTCAATTACACTACCTCTTCCCTTGTTGGGCGGCACTGGGAACCTCAttcctttggaaatttaaaatcgCCGCAACTCACCGCTTGGCGGCGCCGATGCATCCTTTTCCGCCTGGAATGAAACTTCCCGGAACTCCTAAGTGAAAGGACGTGTTTCTCGCAGTTTTGACCGGCAGCATTTTTACGGAGCACGCCTCTGACTTCCTGTTTTCTCCTTCCTATCGCAACCGTCACGTCTTCCGTGCACCGGAAGTGACCCTCGCGTGGGGATTGCCCGGTCTAGCGAGTCAGGCGAGGGAGGGTGTGAGGAAGGGCGCGAGCCGTGTGTTAGTGTTCTCGAGTGCCTGCGAGTTTCTGGAGTTTCTGCGAGTTTCTCGAGGCGTGGACTCTGCGGTTTCTCCCAAGTTGTTAGGTGGGAGTGTCACGTTTGGGAAAGGGCGTGCGTCCCTCCCCGGCGCTCGCGGGTCTCCGGGGCACTTTGGCCTTTGCCAGCCGGAATGGAAGTAGTGGTTTTTGCAGCAGCACCGGGTTTCAGATTGTAGTCCTTTATCGAGCTCTTGCTGTGTGTTAAGCACTCTTAGGAGTCTAGAATATGGGAGTGAGTTAATCAGGCAATCTTTGCTCCGAGAGCTTGTGTTTCGATACAGTTTGAGAAGACTGAATTGGAAGTGGGAATAATTTAGAACCAGAGTTTAAAAATACGGGTTGGAGGAAGAGGAAATTAAGTGGGCTCGAAAAGAGGTTtctggagggggaaggggatcCTCAAATGGGCAGGGATGTTGATGTGGGCGCAAGTTAGAAGTGCATGAAAATTATGAGTGCAGTTAGGAATGTAGGACTAGCCAATATGTTTCTCTTGCTATAAGATGCAgtatttaatttatctttttttttcttcttcaggaaaAGCTAAGTTTAGattgtaagaaaagaaaatagaagccatGTTTCGAAGACCTGTATTACAGGTAGTCACTTTTCTGTATTAGTGCTAAACTGTACTTTGATCAGCCATAATGATCTGATTTCTGTAGGCTTTTGACTGCGGGGGCAAAAGATCTTTAAGTCTACCCATCACCTGTGTGTGTACTCACTGGACAGGGAAGTTCAGAAATGAATTTTGTCGTGTAAATAATgtttactaaaacaaaaattttcaaatttattcacCTACGTAATAagaatcattaatttttaaaatgtgtaacttGAATATAGATCAGAGAGTATTTAAGGTTTTAGTGATACAAGACTATAACAATCATTGtttcagcatttttttctatGAGACATATAGTTTCTTTTCTCACCATCTATCTCCTTTTACTAAATGCTTCCCTCATCTTCTACAGTGAGGACAGCTCAGCTCTGAGCGTCACCATAGATTCACGTTGCCTACCTTCAGTTTCATTCTGAGCAGTTTGGCTCCTTATCCATCCCCTCATCCCAGTCATCTTTGATTCATATTATCTAGATTACCACTTTTCCTTACCACATTTGGGCACCAAGTCCTGTGGATTCTCCTTAATAATACCTCTATGACTCCTCATCCTCCCATTAAGTCTAGTGAAGAATCAGTTCCTCTGTGAAATCTATTGACATCTTTGACCAATTGTCAATTTGATTTTATAGTCTTAGATCCCCACTTTAACTTATAGGTACTTCTAACCTTTTAAGATTATGTGAAACATGGAAAAGTTATTGCTAGTTGGGTACAGTGACTTGAGTCCTacaatcccagttacttggaaggctgaggcaagaggattccagGTTCAAGGCCAACCATAGCAATTTATTAGGaccctgtcttttaaaaaaaaaaaagtgctgggggtgtAAAGTGCCCCTTGTTTCAATTCCTAATATAAAACCAAAAGAAGTTACTACTATCTTGCTATCTTGATAATACTATAGTACTAAGATATCTTTAAGATCAAATATTCAgaagttaaaatttaattttaaaagtcatataagttaaataatttccatatttctacttttttagttgttcttAATTTTCATGTGTGCCTAATGTAagacattgttattttttaagatttatgaGTTTTGGCTTCTCTGACCACTTAAATTAGTATATTGCTATGCTTATGACTCAGTTACCAGTTAGCAGTTTGAGTCTCTAGTATGTTGTAACTTactgtgtttgttttcttatccACCTTCTATCCTGAAATTTATGATAGGCTTATATAACTCACAGCACCCAGGAGTGGGTATTCATTTGGTGGTGTTCTTCTGCTTTTTATATTAACAATACTGCTGCTTGAAAAATGTTTCTCTGATAGAATGTCTAGCACTCTGAATTCTGCATCCAGTGATGTATATTCCTACCTTATGAAGGTAGGAGTAAAGGTAGGACTATACCTTGAACAAAGTATCTTTGAGGCAGCAGAGGACAGTGGGAAAAATCAGCAACCTTGTTATTAGACAACCCTGGATTCTAGTCATTACTTACCACTTATTTCGTACAACATCTGGGGCAAGTTCCTcactctctgagcttcagtttacTTGGGTCTGAAGTGGGgataattttacaaaatttatatatttaattttagagttaCTTGATAAGGTAAAGCTCTTTGTTGGTATTCAGTAATAATATCTGTGATTAATATGTGGCAGTGGCTACCCTTTTCTGATGACTCTGTGACTTGGATAGCTATATCTTTGTACTTAACCATGTTTGCTTATCTTATGTTATTTTCCTTGATAACACTGAAAACATGAAGTTTTCCATCAGATATTTATACAGCTTTACAACTGGCCAAGTCCACTATAGAAGCTGTGTGGTTTTTTCCCCAATAGTCTTGTGAAGCAGATGTTCATCatcatttttgctaatttttaagtGAGACACATTAGGCTAATCATATTTgagttatctcctatagggagcCTGACTTTGGAACCTATCCTTTTGTATATCCAAAAAATATTCATGTGATGAATatacggatttttttttttttttttttggttctggggattgaactcaggggcactcaaccactgagccatatttcaatccctttttttgtattttatttagagacagggtttcactgagttgcttagggcttttgctaagttgctgaggctagctttgaacttgcaatcctcttgcctcatcctacCAGGCTGCTGAgtattataggtatgtgccactgtgcctggctttggaatgtattgttttatttatttatttatttttggagtttAACCTATTTTTCATTCTCTGTTCTTGTGGCTAAGAGTGAGACTTAAGTAAtgacattgtttttattatatataccCTAGCAGTAGTTTGATAATTACTTTTTATGTTATTAATGAgtatttataaatacattaattataaagtactatttctttttctcctcttctttggTCTAATGATGTAGTGAGTCTGTACCCATATTAGATAAATCTAagtttcttaatttctaaattgtgtactcaaaatataaataatataccatatatttatttttttatttttaaaaagtcaatctaTTTTTTGAGTGTAAAaagtaatttttgcttttttctatgTCTCCAGCTAATGaaagctggattttttttaactggaagCAACTCTTGGGTACAGATTAGATTTACAGTTACTGTGATGCTTTCCTTTGTGGAAGACATACaattttgattttatgttttatgtgcaAACACAGAAGTGCCATAATCACAAAGATTACCACAAAAGAAACAGAGGACTATAAATTAACTCTTGGATATGTTCTCCACTACCTTCTTCATACCTGTGGCTTCTGTGGTATGCTGCTCCAGAAGTGTTTGCTTGGTCTTTTTGGCTTTGTATGTTGAAAGAACATGGAAAAGCTTTTCTCTTCTGGAACTCTTCGAAACTATTGCCTAAGTAATGAACAAATGTGAGCAGGTCTTCTCTTTGCATTTGCCTTTTCTAAAAAAGTAAAGCCatgttgcttgtttgtttatcaGGTACTTCATCAGTTTGTAAGACATGAGTCTGAAGTAGCAAGCAGTTTTGTTCTTGAAAGATGTAAGTAGTCATTTTCTAAGTTTGCAGTGTTACTTATGGTACTGTTCTAGTATTCTCAAAGTGCTATAGAAGAAATGTGCTGGGTTAAACTGTGTTAACCATTATGGCTTTGGCCATATTTGCTTCTTAGGTTGCTTGCCCCATCAGGCTGTGTgcccccttcttttctttctttcttttttttttcttttaaataaattgggcctttatttttgtttttttaaactggggattgaactcagggccacttgaccactgatccacattcccagtcctactttgtattttatttagagacaaggtcttacaagttgcttagctcctcacttttgttgaggctggctttgaaccctcaatcttcctgtctcaacctgccaagctgctgggattacatgcatacaCCAtcgcacccagcaggaccctttTTATCAGCCAGATACTACTCACTCTTGTCACTGTCCTGCTGGACAATTTCTCATATTTGGTTGTCTGTGTCTTCTAAGgttattttaaattgtgaaagatactatttcacagaaatatttctttttttaataaaggttTTTAAATCTCAGATTTGTTTTAGTTCTACAGACCgttcttttaaaaaagatgctATACATAAgataaagaatttgaaattttttttttgtggggcttctttctgttttcttctttcttgcaaTCTCTTTCCCCTGCTGCCAATCTTCCTTTATTGGCTTTATTTATTGCTAGTATTTGGGTTTTACTTAATTCAGAGATTAAagttgaaatgatatttttaactgTTCCTTTTCTAGATAATTCTCTCAATCTAAGGTGTTTAGATTTCTTTAAATGTCAACTTCAGCTGACATAATGAATTATCACAGAGTGGGTGGATTAAACAATAggcatttatttttcacagttctggagactagaagtccaagatcagggtgccagTATGGTTGGGGCCTTACCTGCCTCTTGATGAGGGCCTTATTCCTGGCTTGCAGATGTGTTAGCTTCCTTACTGTTTTCACATGGTAGAGTGAGCAACTCTggtcttttccttttataaaggCATAAATCACATCATGGAGGCTCCCCTCATCACCTTATCTAAACCAAATCATGGACCCATGGTCCCCCTCCAAATATATCACATTGGGACTTAGCACTTCAAGGTACAGATTTTGAGGTGGTACAGCAGTTTTTTCagtcttatttcctttttcagcTCTGAATCGTGTGCAGTTACTTGGGCGAGTAGGTCAGGACCCGGTCCTGAGACAGGCAGAAGGGAAAAATCCAGTAACAATATTTTCTCTAGCAACAAATGAGATGTGGCGATCAGGGGAGAGCGAAGAATACCAAATGGGTAAGTATAAAAGCCTggggttttaattttatcatcaataaatagaaattatttattgcCAGTTATCTTAAATAGAGATAAGCTACTTTCAGATAAGGTTTATCTTTTCTCATtctgttgttcttttaaaaagttgtgaGTTTGATTTTCCTGGCATGTTGTCCACTGGTATTTGTTTTGTCTGCTAGCAttgtaaatatttccttttcttgtgatTTAGGTGACATCAGTCAAAAGACAACATGGCATAGAATATCAGTATTTCGGCCAGGCCTTAGAGATGTAGCATATCAGTATGTGAAAAAGGGGTAAGTTACAAAAGGAAGGTCTTTTGGATTAAATGATTTAAAGAACCAATAATAACAAGTGTTGTCATGGCAAGGAACATGTAACAACTCCTTTGTTCTTGAGCTCTTATATTAAGAAGTACTGTACTTTCTTAATACTATATGCGTGGAATGTAGCTATGTGTGTGACTCATTCAAAGGCATGTAAAATCTTAGTCTTCTAAGAACTTATATTTTAGGGCATACATACCTTATGTATGCCCTAAATAGCAGTAGATTGGGGCAGGAAATAAGACCAGTGCCTTAACTGCCACCGCAACATGTGCTTTTTGAACAATTGCAGCAGGTCCTGTGCCTCTCTGATCAGGGATCCTGGAGGTAGGTAGTCTTTTTCTCTTCGCATTCACATGACATTCCTAGTAGAGGATCTGGAATGTCTGAAGCCTGACACTGAGTTGTTattctcaatatttattttatatttggtaaTTTTCTATAGATTTAGTAGTTCCCTTTGTAATGCTTAGattaattatcataaaaatgTCTTTTCCAAATTCTCAGGACAAATGGATGTGTTTAACAGCAGTTACATTAATAGTTATGTTGTTTAGAAATGTACTTGTTTtgtagaaataaaacatttaat
This is a stretch of genomic DNA from Ictidomys tridecemlineatus isolate mIctTri1 chromosome 2, mIctTri1.hap1, whole genome shotgun sequence. It encodes these proteins:
- the Ssbp1 gene encoding single-stranded DNA-binding protein, mitochondrial, with protein sequence MFRRPVLQVLHQFVRHESEVASSFVLERSLNRVQLLGRVGQDPVLRQAEGKNPVTIFSLATNEMWRSGESEEYQMGDISQKTTWHRISVFRPGLRDVAYQYVKKGSRIYVEGKIDYGEYMDKNNVRRQATTIIADNIIFLSDQTREKA